Proteins encoded by one window of Arachis hypogaea cultivar Tifrunner chromosome 1, arahy.Tifrunner.gnm2.J5K5, whole genome shotgun sequence:
- the LOC114927434 gene encoding glutamate receptor 3.3-like: MIKIWLLVLVIFCNGFTSKGTISNNNVPTRPITINIGAILSFNSTIGRVAKVAIQAAVDDINSNATILNGTKLNISMQDTKFSSGFLGIIDSLLLMEKDTAAIIGPQYSVMAHVISHIANEMQVPLLSFAATDPTLTSLQFPYFVRTTQSDLYQMSAVADIIDQFQWRDVIAIFIDDDHGRNGVAALGLSKGLSLSN; this comes from the exons ATGATCAAAATATGGCTCCTTGTCCTTGTGATCTTTTGCAATGGCTTCACTTCAAAAGGAACAATTAGCAATAATAATGTTCCCACAAGACCAATAACTATTAATATTGGggcaattttatctttcaattcaACCATTGGAAGAGTGGCTAAAGTTGCCATACAAGCAGCAGTGGATGATATAAATTCCAATGCAACCATTCTCAATGGCACTAAACTTAATATCTCAATGCAGGACACAAAATTCTCTAGTGGATTTCTAGGAATTATTGATt CATTACTATTGATGGAGAAAGACACCGCAGCCATAATTGGTCCACAATACTCAGTAATGGCACATGTAATCTCACACATTGCAAATGAGATGCAAGTTCCTCTCTTATCATTTGCAGCAACAGATCCTACACTCACTTCTCTCCAATTCCCATATTTTGTTAGAACAACACAGAGTGATCTTTATCAAATGTCTGCAGTGGCAGATATTATTGATCAATTCCAATGGAGAGATGTGATTGCAATCTTCATTGATGATGATCATGGAAGAAATGGGGTTGCTGCATTAG GGCTTTCTAAGGGACTCTCCCTTAGCAATTGA
- the LOC112797337 gene encoding glutamate receptor 3.6-like, translating to MIKVWVLVIVMFYNGFPSKGTSNCNNVTRPSTVNVGAILSFNSTIGGVAKIAIQAAVDDINSNATILNGTKFNISMQDTKFSPGFLGIIDSLILMEKGTVAIIGPQYSEMAHVISHIANEMQVPLLSFAATDPTLTSLQFPYFVRTTQSDLYQMSAVADIVDHFQWRDVIAIFIDDDHGRNGVAALGDKLAEKRCKISYKVPFRPNNNNNISEEEINNALFKIALMESRVIVVHIVADLGLKVLKVAQSLSMMGSGYVWIATDWLSTVLDSNPSLSTSSAMNDIQGVITLRMYTPDSELKRKFVSRWNNNLTLKMNHQEGPFGLNTFGLYAYDTVWVIAYALDALFSGGNNNNNNNNNNHNILFSNDSSLNLLRGDSLHLDTMGVFINGSTLLQKILEVNQTGLTGRMMFDLDGNLLNPSYEIINVIGTGVRRIGYWSESYGLHTGEEVPNDGNSSEGLYGVIWPGQTTQTPRGWVFASNGRHLRIGVPLRVSYHEFVSRIEGTDMFGGYCIDVFFAALNVLPYTIPYKFVSFGNGRTNPLNSELLHQITIGAFDAVIGDITITTNRSKIVDFTQPYIESGLVVVAPIKELKSSAWAFLIPFTPMMWFVTGMLFLIVGVVVWILERPFNDDFRGPIRRQLVTIIWFSFSTLVFAHKEKTVSTLGRLVLIIWLFVVLILSSSYTASLTSILTVEKLSSPVKGIESLVVNNDRIGIMSGTYAENYLSEVFNIHRSRLVPFNSLSEFEKALKDGQDNGGVAAIIAERAYMELFLSTRCQFGIVGQEFTKMGWGFAFPRDSPLAIDMSTAILKLSENGDLQRIHDKWLTRSACSSEGAKQGIDRLETKSFWGLFLLIGIACLIALLCYLIRMTYRFRRHYSNSTNLEVPSSSSCSSCLKSFFSFVNEKEK from the exons ATGATCAAAGTTTGGGTTCTTGTCATTGTGATGTTCTATAATGGTTTTCCATCAAAAGGGACAAGCAATTGTAATAATGTTACAAGGCCAAGTACAGTTAATGTTGGagcaattttatcttttaattcaaCCATTGGAGGAGTGGCTAAAATTGCAATACAAGCAGCAGTAGATGATATAAATTCCAATGCAACCATTCTCAATGGAACTAAGTTTAATATCTCAATGCAGGACACAAAATTCTCCCCCGGATTTCTAGGAATTATTGACT CATTAATATTGATGGAGAAAGGCACTGTGGCAATAATTGGTCCACAGTACTCAGAAATGGCACATGTAATCTCACACATTGCAAATGAGATGCAAGTACCTCTCTTATCATTTGCAGCAACAGATCCTACACTCACTTCTCTCCAATTCCCATATTTTGTTAGAACAACACAGAGTGATCTTTATCAAATGTCTGCAGTGGCAGATATTGTTGATCACTTCCAATGGAGAGATGTGATTGCAATCTTCATTGATGATGATCATGGAAGAAATGGGGTTGCTGCATTAGGTGATAAGCTTGCCGAAAAACGTTGCAAGATATCATATAAAGTACCCTTTAGgcctaataataataacaacattaGTGAAGAAGAAATAAACAATGCATTATTCAAGATAGCTTTGATGGAATCAAGGGTAATAGTTGTTCATATAGTAGCAGATTTAGGGTTAAAAGTTCTTAAGGTTGCTCAATCACTTAGCATGATGGGGAGTGGTTATGTGTGGATAGCCACTGATTGGCTTTCCACTGTGTTAGATTCAAACCCTTCATTGTCCACAAGTTCAGCCATGAATGACATCCAAGGTGTTATTACCTTGCGCATGTATACACCTGATTCAGAATTGAAGAGAAAATTTGTGTCTAGGTGGAATAATAACCTAACCCTAAAAATGAATCATCAAGAGGGTCCTTTTGGATTGAACACCTTTGGTTTATATGCTTATGACACTGTTTGGGTCATAGCTTATGCTCTTGATGCTTTGTTTTCTGggggaaataataataataataataataacaacaatcataatattttattctcaaaTGATTCAAGTCTAAACTTGTTAAGGGGTGACTCACTTCATCTTGATACTATGGGGGTGTTTATAAATGGTAGCACATTGCTTCAGAAGATTCTAGAAGTTAATCAAACCGGTTTAACCGGGCGGATGATGTTTGATTTAGATGGAAACTTGTTGAACCCATCATATGAGATCATTAATGTGATTGGAACTGGGGTTAGGAGGATTGGATATTGGTCAGAATCATATGGTCTTCACACTGGTGAAGAAGTTCCAAATGATGGAAATTCAAGTGAAGGGCTTTATGGTGTGATATGGCCTGGCCAAACAACACAAACACCTAGAGGTTGGGTTTTTGCTAGCAATGGAAGACATTTGAGAATTGGAGTGCCACTTAGGGTTAGCTACCATGAGTTTGTGTCAAGAATTGAAGGCACTGACATGTTTGGTGGTTATTGCATTGATGTGTTTTTTGCAGCACTAAATGTGTTGCCTTATACGATTCCATACAAATTTGTTTCTTTTGGTAATGGGAGAACCAATCCCTTGAATTCAGAACTTCTCCATCAGATCACAATTGGT GCCTTTGATGCCGTTATTGGGGATATTACTATTACTACAAACAGAAGTAAGATAGTGGATTTCACTCAGCCATATATAGAGTCAGGGTTAGTGGTTGTGGCACCTATCAAGGAATTGAAATCAAGTGCTTGGGCCTTTCTTATACCATTTACTCCAATGATGTGGTTTGTCACAGGAATGCTTTTTCTaattgttggagttgttgtgtgGATTTTAGAGCGGCCCTTTAATGATGACTTTAGAGGACCAATTAGAAGACAATTAGTCACTATTATTTG GTTTAGCTTTTCAACTCTAGTTTTCGCACATA AAGAGAAAACCGTTAGCACCCTTGGTCGCTTAGTCCTAATCATATGGTTGTTTGTGGTTCTAATACTAAGCTCTAGCTACACTGCAAGCCTAACATCAATTCTCACAGTGGAAAAACTCTCTTCCCCAGTGAAAGGAATTGAAAGCTTAGTGGTCAACAATGACCGAATTGGTATCATGAGTGGCACATATGCTGAAAATTATCTTAGTGAGGTGTTTAACATACATAGATCAAGGCTTGTTCCTTTCAATTCTCTATCTGAATTTGAGAAGGCTTTGAAGGATGGACAAGACAATGGTGGTGTTGCTGCTATCATAGCTGAGCGTGCATACATGGAGTTGTTCCTATCAACTAGATGTCAATTTGGTATTGTTGGCCAAGAATTCACCAAAATGGGATGGGGCTTT GCCTTTCCAAGGGACTCTCCCTTAGCAATTGACATGTCAACAGCTATTCTAAAACTATCAGAGAATGGTGATCTTCAAAGGATTCATGACAAATGGCTAACAAGAAGTGCTTGTAGCTCAGAAGGTGCAAAACAAGGCATTGATAGGCTTGAGACTAAGAGCTTTTGGGGCCTCTTCCTTCTTATTGGCATTGCATGCTTGATTGCCCTCCTTTGCTATCTTATTAGAATGACCTACCGTTTTAGGAGGCACTACTCCAATAGTACCAACCTTGAAGTCCCATCATCATCGTCATGTTCttcttgtcttaaatcattcttttcttttgtcaatgaaaaggaaaagtaa